Proteins from a genomic interval of Geodermatophilus obscurus DSM 43160:
- a CDS encoding cytochrome c oxidase subunit 3 — translation MGVVTTAPVASSTFDTSRVHSLTRPNLVSVGTIIWLSSELMFFAGLFAMYFTARARALEGWPPEPTELNLPYALVFTIILVASSVTCQLGVFAAEQGNVYGLRRWFTITFVMGLVFVLAQANEYRVLVTEHATTISSSTYGSVFYLTTGFHALHVIGGLVAFVYLLIRSTMGRFTPAQATAAIVVSYYWHFVDVVWVGLFATIYLIR, via the coding sequence ATGGGCGTCGTGACAACGGCTCCCGTGGCGAGCAGCACCTTCGACACCTCCCGGGTGCACTCCCTGACCCGACCGAACCTGGTGAGCGTCGGCACGATCATCTGGCTCTCCAGCGAGCTGATGTTCTTCGCCGGTCTGTTCGCCATGTACTTCACGGCGCGCGCCCGGGCCCTCGAGGGGTGGCCACCGGAGCCGACCGAACTGAACCTGCCCTACGCGCTGGTCTTCACGATCATCCTGGTGGCCTCCTCGGTCACCTGCCAGCTCGGCGTGTTCGCGGCCGAGCAGGGCAACGTCTACGGCCTGCGGCGCTGGTTCACGATCACCTTCGTCATGGGCCTGGTGTTCGTCCTGGCGCAGGCCAACGAGTACCGGGTGCTGGTGACCGAGCACGCCACGACGATCTCCAGCTCGACCTACGGCTCGGTCTTCTACCTGACGACCGGCTTCCACGCCCTGCACGTGATCGGCGGGCTGGTGGCCTTCGTCTACCTGCTCATCCGGTCCACCATGGGCCGCTTCACGCCGGCACAGGCGACCGCGGCGATCGTGGTCTCCTACTACTGGCACTTCGTCGACGTCGTGTGGGTCGGGCTCTTCGCCACGATCTACCTGATCCGCTAG
- a CDS encoding aldo/keto reductase family protein — MESRRLGRSGLDISAIAYGNWLTHGGQVEEDAAHACVRAALDAGITTFDTADVYAGTRAESVLGRALAGQRREGLEVFTKVYWPTGPGHNDRGLSRKHITESCHASLRRLQTDYVDLYQAHRYDSTVPLEETMTAFADLVRAGKVLYVGVSEWNAEEIAAGAALARDLGVQLISNQPQYSMLWRVIEDEVVPTSEKEGLSQIVWSPLAQGVLTGKYLPGQQPPADSRGGHAEAGGSMRRFLRDDVLTRVQDLKPIAGDLGLSMAQLAIAWVLQNPNVAAAIIGATRPEQVQDNAAAAGVTLDADILARIDEVLGDIVERDPAKTSRG, encoded by the coding sequence GTGGAATCCCGACGACTGGGCCGCTCCGGCCTCGACATCTCCGCGATCGCCTACGGCAACTGGCTGACCCACGGCGGCCAGGTCGAGGAGGACGCCGCGCACGCCTGCGTGCGCGCCGCCCTCGACGCGGGCATCACGACCTTCGACACCGCCGACGTCTACGCCGGCACCCGGGCCGAGTCCGTCCTCGGCCGCGCCCTGGCAGGCCAGCGCCGGGAGGGACTGGAGGTCTTCACCAAGGTCTACTGGCCGACGGGCCCGGGCCACAACGACCGCGGGCTGTCCCGCAAGCACATCACCGAGAGCTGCCACGCATCGCTGCGGCGGCTGCAGACCGACTACGTCGACCTCTACCAGGCGCACCGCTACGACTCGACGGTGCCGCTGGAGGAGACGATGACCGCCTTCGCCGACCTGGTCCGGGCCGGCAAGGTGCTCTACGTCGGCGTCTCGGAGTGGAACGCCGAGGAGATCGCCGCCGGTGCCGCGCTCGCCCGGGACCTCGGCGTCCAGCTGATCAGTAACCAGCCGCAGTACTCGATGCTCTGGCGGGTCATCGAGGACGAGGTCGTGCCCACCTCCGAGAAGGAGGGGTTGTCGCAGATCGTCTGGTCCCCGCTGGCCCAGGGCGTCCTCACCGGGAAGTACCTGCCCGGCCAGCAGCCGCCGGCCGACAGCCGGGGCGGGCACGCGGAGGCCGGCGGGTCGATGCGGCGCTTCCTGCGGGACGACGTCCTCACCCGGGTGCAGGACCTGAAGCCGATCGCCGGGGACCTCGGCCTGTCCATGGCACAGCTGGCCATCGCGTGGGTGCTGCAGAACCCGAACGTGGCGGCGGCGATCATCGGCGCGACCCGCCCCGAGCAGGTGCAGGACAACGCCGCGGCGGCGGGCGTGACCCTCGACGCCGACATCCTGGCCCGCATCGACGAGGTCCTCGGCGACATCGTCGAGCGCGACCCCGCCAAGACGTCCCGCGGCTGA
- a CDS encoding cytochrome b: MARTATAPGVPTTALGKAALEVDDRLIVAGPLRRTLNKVFPDHWSFLLGEIALYAFVILLLSGTYLTFFYDASLREVVYEGTYAPLRGLEMSAAYDSALNLSFDVRGGLFMRQVHHWAALLFVAAIVVHLLRIFFTGAFRRPRETNWLIGVGLLLLALGEGFTGYSLPDDLLSGTGLRIASAIILSIPVVGTWAHWAVFNGDYVGEYIIGRFYIAHVLIIPAVLLGLIAVHLLILVKQKHTQFPGPGRTEHNVVGNRLFPAFAGKAGGLFFIVFGVIAALGGLVQINPVWLWGPYNPAQVSAASQPDWYIMFLDGSTRLFPAWDINLPGDYTIPALFWPTVVIAGLIFTVLALYPMIERKLTRDTASHHLLQRPRDVPVRTSLGVMALTFYIVLMLSGANDVIAERFDISLNAMTWAGRIGVLILPPIAYVLTYRICLGLQKHDREVLEHGLETGVIRRLPHGEFIEVHQPLGPVDEHGHSQLAYGGAPVPKRMNQVGGARRAIRGFFKPIEEPAQVELEQRRDEHGLAAAESRELTTSGRPSDGGRPQEPRD, translated from the coding sequence ATGGCTCGTACCGCCACAGCGCCGGGTGTCCCGACCACCGCACTGGGCAAGGCGGCGCTGGAGGTCGACGACCGTCTGATCGTCGCCGGTCCGCTGCGCCGCACCCTGAACAAGGTCTTCCCCGACCACTGGTCGTTCCTGCTCGGTGAGATCGCGCTCTACGCGTTCGTCATCCTGCTCCTGTCCGGCACGTACCTGACCTTCTTCTACGACGCCTCGCTGCGCGAGGTCGTCTACGAGGGCACGTACGCGCCGCTGCGGGGGCTGGAGATGTCGGCGGCGTACGACTCCGCCCTGAACCTGTCCTTCGACGTCCGCGGCGGCCTGTTCATGCGGCAGGTCCACCACTGGGCGGCCCTGCTGTTCGTGGCCGCCATCGTGGTGCACCTGCTGCGCATCTTCTTCACCGGCGCCTTCCGGCGTCCCCGGGAGACGAACTGGCTGATCGGTGTCGGTCTGCTGCTGCTGGCCCTGGGCGAGGGCTTCACCGGCTACTCCCTGCCCGACGACCTGCTCTCCGGCACGGGCCTGCGCATCGCGTCGGCGATCATCCTGTCCATCCCCGTGGTGGGCACCTGGGCCCACTGGGCGGTGTTCAACGGCGACTACGTCGGCGAGTACATCATCGGGCGCTTCTACATCGCCCACGTGCTCATCATCCCGGCGGTCCTGTTGGGCCTGATCGCCGTCCACCTGCTGATCCTGGTCAAGCAGAAGCACACCCAGTTCCCCGGCCCGGGGCGGACCGAGCACAACGTGGTCGGCAACCGGCTCTTCCCGGCCTTCGCCGGCAAGGCGGGCGGCTTGTTCTTCATCGTCTTCGGCGTCATCGCGGCGCTCGGCGGCCTGGTGCAGATCAACCCGGTGTGGCTGTGGGGCCCGTACAACCCGGCCCAGGTCTCGGCCGCGTCCCAGCCGGACTGGTACATCATGTTCCTCGACGGCTCGACGCGACTCTTCCCGGCGTGGGACATCAACCTGCCCGGCGACTACACGATCCCGGCGCTGTTCTGGCCGACCGTCGTCATCGCAGGTCTGATCTTCACCGTCCTCGCGCTCTACCCCATGATCGAGCGCAAGCTGACCCGCGACACGGCCTCGCACCACCTGCTCCAGCGTCCCCGCGACGTCCCGGTGCGGACCTCGCTGGGCGTCATGGCGCTGACCTTCTACATCGTGCTCATGCTCTCGGGCGCCAACGACGTCATCGCCGAGCGGTTCGACATCAGCCTCAACGCGATGACCTGGGCCGGACGGATCGGCGTGCTGATCCTGCCGCCGATCGCCTACGTGCTCACCTACCGGATCTGCCTCGGGCTGCAGAAGCACGACCGTGAGGTCCTGGAGCACGGTCTCGAGACCGGCGTCATCCGGCGGCTGCCGCACGGTGAGTTCATCGAGGTGCACCAGCCCCTCGGCCCGGTCGACGAGCACGGCCACAGCCAGCTGGCCTACGGCGGCGCTCCGGTGCCCAAGCGGATGAACCAGGTGGGCGGCGCCCGCCGGGCCATCCGTGGCTTCTTCAAGCCGATCGAGGAGCCGGCGCAGGTCGAGCTCGAGCAGCGCCGCGACGAGCACGGCCTGGCGGCTGCGGAGTCCCGGGAGCTCACCACCTCCGGTCGCCCCTCCGACGGTGGCCGACCGCAGGAGCCGCGCGACTGA
- a CDS encoding cytochrome c oxidase subunit 4, translating into MKVEALIFNAIGVFCLVMAAVYGIWSREPIGTTALVLSGGLTFLVGGFFWFVSRRIDARPEDRKDADIADGAGELGFFSPGSYWPFGIALSAGLMGLALAFFYTWLILLAGAAILITVGGLLFEYYVGQNAQG; encoded by the coding sequence GTGAAGGTCGAAGCGCTCATCTTCAACGCCATCGGCGTCTTCTGCCTCGTCATGGCCGCCGTCTACGGCATCTGGTCCCGTGAGCCGATCGGCACCACGGCCCTCGTCCTCTCCGGCGGGCTGACGTTCCTCGTTGGCGGCTTCTTCTGGTTCGTCTCGCGGCGCATCGACGCCCGTCCGGAGGACCGCAAGGACGCCGACATCGCCGACGGCGCGGGCGAGCTGGGCTTCTTCAGCCCCGGCAGCTACTGGCCCTTCGGCATCGCGCTGTCGGCCGGCCTGATGGGCCTGGCGCTGGCGTTCTTCTACACCTGGCTGATCCTGCTCGCAGGTGCGGCAATCCTGATCACCGTCGGCGGGCTGCTCTTCGAGTACTACGTCGGGCAGAACGCGCAGGGCTGA
- a CDS encoding phage holin family protein — MTDPTAGATRATAPPPAPEDASTGQLIGQLTEQISRLVRDEARLAQAEVTQKAKRLGVGAGLFGGAGLFAFFGLAVLIATAVLALALVLPAWLAALIVAVVLLAVAGVLALVGKKDVDKGTPPVPSEAIASTKADIATVKESARR, encoded by the coding sequence ATGACCGACCCCACCGCGGGCGCCACTCGCGCGACCGCTCCGCCCCCCGCCCCCGAGGACGCCTCGACCGGCCAGCTCATCGGCCAGCTGACCGAGCAGATCAGCCGACTGGTGCGTGACGAGGCCCGGCTCGCGCAGGCGGAGGTCACCCAGAAGGCCAAGCGGCTGGGCGTCGGCGCCGGCCTGTTCGGCGGCGCCGGCCTGTTCGCCTTCTTCGGCCTGGCCGTGCTCATCGCCACCGCCGTCCTCGCTCTCGCCCTCGTGTTGCCCGCCTGGCTGGCCGCGCTGATCGTGGCCGTCGTGCTGCTCGCCGTCGCCGGCGTGCTCGCGCTGGTCGGCAAGAAGGACGTCGACAAGGGCACCCCGCCGGTGCCGAGCGAGGCCATCGCCAGCACCAAGGCAGACATCGCGACCGTGAAGGAGAGTGCGCGCCGGTGA
- a CDS encoding metalloprotease, producing MFTRLLTPKWVLLHLVVAALFVATFFLGYWQLSKAEAGGGAVNWSYALQWPLYGFMGLGFYVKMCLDEVRRDPDEDEPGADLVLYQRPRIDTSGDPELAAYNAYLAELNERALQQRTEHGR from the coding sequence GTGTTCACCCGGCTGCTGACGCCCAAGTGGGTGCTCCTGCACCTGGTGGTGGCCGCCCTCTTCGTCGCCACCTTCTTCCTGGGGTACTGGCAGCTGTCCAAGGCCGAGGCCGGCGGCGGCGCGGTGAACTGGAGCTATGCGCTGCAGTGGCCGCTGTACGGGTTCATGGGCCTCGGCTTCTACGTGAAGATGTGCCTCGACGAGGTCCGTCGCGACCCCGACGAGGACGAGCCGGGCGCCGACCTCGTCCTCTACCAGCGGCCGCGCATCGACACCTCGGGTGACCCGGAGCTGGCGGCCTACAACGCCTACCTCGCCGAGCTCAACGAGCGGGCACTGCAGCAGCGGACCGAGCATGGCCGCTGA
- a CDS encoding c-type cytochrome, with the protein MSTPDPHSDALTGEGTPRGLRRWSRRPAVGSPAAAARIRRRSRQRRRIANVAGLMAALVLTGTLYSALAPAQATAQTTATESSAEAAGRELYERSCITCHGENLEGVPTRGPSLIGVGEAAVYFQVHTGRMPLVRQEAQAPDKPAVFSDEEIDQLMAYVQANGGGPTLPSGDLRDGDLAEGGELFRLNCASCHNFVGAGGALSSGKRAPNLDDANDLEVYTAMLSGPENMPVFGDNQLTPEEKRSIINYIQTVKDQADPGGFGAGRLGPSAEGLVIWVVGVAALMFGIFWMGSKA; encoded by the coding sequence GTGTCCACTCCTGATCCGCACTCCGACGCCCTGACCGGCGAGGGGACGCCCCGGGGCCTCCGTCGCTGGTCCCGCCGTCCCGCCGTCGGTTCCCCCGCCGCCGCGGCCCGCATCCGGCGGCGCTCCAGGCAGCGCCGCCGCATCGCCAACGTGGCCGGCCTGATGGCCGCGCTCGTGCTCACCGGCACGCTGTACTCCGCCCTCGCGCCGGCCCAGGCGACCGCGCAGACCACCGCCACCGAGTCCTCCGCCGAGGCCGCCGGCCGCGAGCTGTACGAGCGCAGCTGCATCACCTGCCACGGCGAGAACCTCGAGGGCGTGCCGACCCGCGGGCCCTCCCTGATCGGTGTCGGCGAGGCCGCCGTGTACTTCCAGGTGCACACCGGCCGCATGCCGCTGGTCCGCCAGGAGGCCCAGGCGCCGGACAAGCCGGCGGTCTTCTCCGACGAGGAGATCGACCAGCTGATGGCCTACGTCCAGGCCAACGGTGGCGGCCCGACCCTCCCGTCCGGCGACCTGCGCGACGGCGACCTGGCCGAGGGCGGCGAGCTGTTCCGGCTCAACTGCGCCTCGTGCCACAACTTCGTCGGTGCCGGCGGCGCCCTCTCCTCCGGCAAGCGGGCCCCCAACCTCGACGACGCCAACGACCTCGAGGTCTACACCGCGATGCTGAGCGGCCCGGAGAACATGCCGGTCTTCGGGGACAACCAGCTCACCCCCGAGGAGAAGCGCTCCATCATCAACTACATCCAGACGGTCAAGGACCAGGCCGACCCGGGCGGCTTCGGCGCCGGGCGTCTCGGCCCCTCTGCCGAGGGCCTCGTCATCTGGGTCGTCGGCGTCGCGGCGCTGATGTTCGGCATCTTCTGGATGGGCAGCAAGGCGTGA
- a CDS encoding ubiquinol-cytochrome c reductase iron-sulfur subunit, giving the protein MSTRESAPGSTGGADVPGPLHGGPDDDYTPEQLATMTREELDLLGARYDGVQVLHVDPGPEPGSAVEKQAVRQVALTFALAGLTAFAAFVIYVGSGWFLPDWQWDITDSGWSALFTPLIGALGGLALTLVGVGLVLYTKKLLPHETAVQDKHDGSHFDRVTTGATLVGGLHNSGLARRKLITRSLVFMGSGIGLMLLMPLGGLIRNPNTGDPLGTTSWAEGVRLVRDDGSPIRPGDQQPGSLETVFPAVPGGNRQSDAATMLIRLRPEQLSVDRPRTGQEDFGYGDYVAYSKICTHAGCPVSLYEQETSRILCPCHQSQFDVTQGSKPVFGPATRPLPQLPITVDDEGFFVARSDYIEAVGPTYWNRERI; this is encoded by the coding sequence GTGAGCACGCGCGAGAGCGCCCCCGGCTCCACCGGCGGCGCGGACGTCCCCGGCCCCCTGCACGGCGGTCCGGACGACGACTACACCCCAGAGCAGCTCGCGACCATGACGCGCGAGGAGCTCGACCTGCTGGGCGCCCGGTACGACGGCGTGCAGGTCCTGCACGTCGACCCGGGCCCCGAGCCGGGCTCCGCGGTGGAGAAGCAGGCCGTCCGCCAGGTCGCCCTGACCTTCGCCCTCGCCGGGCTGACCGCGTTCGCGGCCTTCGTGATCTATGTCGGCTCCGGCTGGTTCCTCCCCGACTGGCAGTGGGACATCACCGACAGCGGCTGGAGCGCCCTGTTCACCCCGCTGATCGGAGCGCTCGGGGGGCTGGCCCTGACGCTGGTGGGCGTCGGGCTGGTGCTCTACACCAAGAAGCTGCTGCCGCACGAGACCGCGGTGCAGGACAAGCACGACGGCTCCCACTTCGACCGGGTCACCACCGGCGCCACCCTCGTCGGCGGCCTGCACAACAGCGGCCTGGCCCGCCGGAAGCTGATCACCCGCTCGCTGGTGTTCATGGGCAGCGGGATCGGGCTGATGCTGCTCATGCCGCTCGGCGGTCTGATCCGCAACCCCAACACCGGCGACCCGCTGGGGACCACCAGCTGGGCCGAGGGCGTCCGCCTCGTGCGCGACGACGGCAGCCCCATCCGCCCCGGTGACCAGCAGCCCGGCTCCCTGGAGACGGTCTTCCCGGCCGTCCCGGGCGGCAACCGGCAGTCCGACGCGGCGACGATGCTCATCCGGCTGCGCCCGGAGCAGCTGTCGGTCGACCGCCCCCGCACCGGCCAGGAGGACTTCGGCTACGGCGACTACGTCGCCTACTCGAAGATCTGCACCCACGCCGGCTGCCCCGTCTCGCTGTACGAGCAGGAGACCAGTCGCATCCTGTGCCCGTGCCACCAGTCGCAGTTCGACGTGACGCAGGGTTCCAAGCCGGTCTTCGGCCCGGCGACCCGCCCGCTGCCGCAGCTGCCCATCACTGTCGACGACGAGGGCTTCTTCGTAGCGCGTAGTGACTACATTGAAGCTGTTGGCCCCACCTACTGGAACCGGGAGCGCATCTGA
- a CDS encoding HesB/IscA family protein → MTVQDTTATGVILSDPAAAKVKTLLDQEGRDDLRLRIAVQPGGCSGLRYQLFFDERFLDGDQTYDFGGVEVIVDRMSGPYLGGAVIDFVDTIEKQGFTIDNPNATGSCACGDSFS, encoded by the coding sequence ATGACGGTGCAGGACACCACGGCCACCGGCGTCATCCTCAGCGACCCGGCTGCCGCGAAGGTCAAGACGCTGCTCGACCAGGAGGGCCGCGACGACCTCCGCCTGCGCATCGCCGTCCAGCCCGGCGGCTGCTCGGGCCTGCGCTACCAGCTCTTCTTCGACGAGCGGTTCCTTGACGGCGACCAGACCTACGACTTCGGTGGCGTCGAGGTCATCGTCGACCGGATGAGCGGCCCCTACCTCGGCGGCGCCGTGATCGACTTCGTGGACACGATCGAGAAGCAGGGTTTCACGATCGACAACCCGAACGCGACCGGCTCCTGCGCCTGCGGCGACAGCTTCAGCTGA
- the asnB gene encoding asparagine synthase (glutamine-hydrolyzing), whose translation MCGLLAYLSTDAERVDDTRVKEVHEALHCLRHRGPDETQVWHDARVAFGFNRLAFIDIEHSHQPMPYADGRYRIVFNGEIYNYVELRQELAALGARFATEGDTEAIVAGYHHWGQDVVRRLRGMFAFVIWDTQTGTAFGARDPFGIKPLFTARLADGALVFSSEKKALLEMLGGSDAAGGVDSASLQHYLTLQYVPEPATLHRGIRRIESGTSFTVVDGELHTSRYFHPTFPVRPVAADEQQGLYDRIAEVLDDSVRVHMRADVTVGSFLSGGIDSTAIAALAKRYNPDLMTFTVGFEREGYSEIDVAAESAAAIGVEHVTKVVTPEEFAESIPLVVWYLDDPVADPALVPLYFVAREARKHVKVVLSGEGADELFGGYNIYREPLSLAAFDKLPGGVRRALGALSARLPDGMRGKDLLRRGSIPLEQRYYGNARIFRDDELGFLERHDPDLSHVAVTRELYERTRAAGYDDVTAMQYVDLFTWLRGDILVKADKMTMANSLELRVPFLDPEVFAVAGTLPVGQRVTKETTKYALRRALEQIVPPHVLNRRKLGFPVPTRHWLAEDLHDWARNTIEESQTDEWLDRRQVLWMLDAHRDNQRAGSAVDLSRKLWTLLVFMVWHGVFVEQRIKPEVPETVYPVRL comes from the coding sequence ATGTGCGGCCTGCTCGCCTACCTGTCCACCGACGCCGAACGCGTCGACGACACCCGCGTCAAGGAGGTGCACGAGGCACTGCACTGCCTGCGCCACCGCGGCCCCGACGAGACCCAGGTCTGGCACGACGCGCGGGTCGCCTTCGGCTTCAACCGGCTGGCCTTCATCGACATCGAGCACAGCCACCAGCCGATGCCCTACGCCGACGGCCGGTACCGGATCGTCTTCAACGGCGAGATCTACAACTACGTGGAGCTGCGCCAGGAGCTCGCGGCCCTCGGCGCCCGGTTCGCCACCGAGGGTGACACCGAGGCGATCGTCGCCGGCTACCACCACTGGGGTCAGGACGTCGTCCGGCGGCTGCGCGGCATGTTCGCCTTCGTCATCTGGGACACCCAGACCGGGACGGCGTTCGGCGCCCGTGATCCCTTCGGCATCAAGCCGTTGTTCACCGCCCGCCTCGCCGACGGCGCGCTGGTCTTCAGCTCCGAGAAGAAGGCGCTGCTGGAGATGCTCGGCGGTAGCGACGCCGCGGGCGGCGTGGACTCCGCCTCGCTGCAGCACTACCTGACGCTGCAGTACGTGCCCGAGCCCGCGACGCTGCACCGCGGCATCCGGCGGATCGAGAGCGGCACGAGCTTCACCGTGGTGGACGGCGAGCTGCACACCAGCCGCTACTTCCACCCGACCTTCCCCGTCCGGCCGGTCGCCGCGGACGAGCAGCAGGGCCTCTACGACCGGATCGCCGAGGTCCTCGACGACTCGGTGCGGGTGCACATGCGCGCCGACGTCACCGTCGGGTCGTTCCTCTCCGGCGGCATCGACTCCACCGCCATCGCGGCCCTGGCCAAGCGCTACAACCCCGACCTGATGACCTTCACGGTCGGCTTCGAGCGGGAGGGCTACTCGGAGATCGACGTCGCCGCGGAGTCGGCGGCCGCGATCGGCGTCGAGCACGTGACGAAGGTGGTCACCCCCGAGGAGTTCGCCGAGTCGATCCCGCTGGTCGTCTGGTACCTCGACGACCCCGTCGCCGACCCCGCGCTCGTGCCGCTGTACTTCGTGGCCCGCGAGGCGCGCAAGCACGTGAAGGTGGTGCTCTCCGGCGAGGGCGCCGACGAGCTCTTCGGCGGCTACAACATCTACCGTGAGCCGCTGTCGCTGGCGGCGTTCGACAAGCTGCCCGGGGGCGTCCGCCGCGCGCTGGGCGCGCTGTCGGCGCGGCTGCCCGACGGCATGCGCGGCAAGGACCTGCTGCGCCGCGGCTCCATCCCGCTCGAGCAGCGGTACTACGGCAACGCCCGGATCTTCCGGGACGACGAGCTCGGCTTCCTCGAGCGCCACGACCCCGACCTGTCACACGTCGCCGTGACCCGCGAGCTCTACGAGCGGACCCGGGCCGCGGGCTACGACGACGTGACCGCCATGCAGTACGTGGACCTGTTCACCTGGCTGCGCGGCGACATCCTGGTCAAGGCCGACAAGATGACCATGGCCAACTCGCTGGAGCTGCGGGTGCCCTTCCTGGACCCCGAGGTGTTCGCCGTCGCCGGCACGCTGCCGGTCGGTCAGCGGGTCACCAAGGAGACGACGAAGTACGCGCTGCGCCGCGCGCTTGAGCAGATCGTGCCGCCGCACGTGCTCAACCGGCGCAAGCTCGGCTTCCCCGTCCCCACCCGGCACTGGCTGGCCGAGGACCTGCACGACTGGGCGCGGAACACCATCGAGGAGAGCCAGACCGACGAGTGGCTCGACCGGCGTCAGGTCCTCTGGATGCTCGACGCCCACCGGGACAACCAGCGGGCCGGCTCTGCGGTCGACCTCTCCCGCAAGCTGTGGACGCTGCTGGTGTTCATGGTCTGGCACGGCGTCTTCGTCGAGCAGCGGATCAAGCCCGAGGTCCCCGAGACGGTCTACCCGGTCCGGCTGTAG
- a CDS encoding DUF3817 domain-containing protein produces MAAEPTTASRLPRALARRVGRDVPAALTRYRVMAWIVGVLLIALILVAVPLKYLGGIEGPVTVLGTLHGWLYFVFFLTACDLALRASWTLRGTLLTLVAGTVPILSFVAERNATRKTRAGARV; encoded by the coding sequence ATGGCCGCTGAACCGACGACGGCCTCCCGGCTGCCCCGTGCACTGGCCCGCCGGGTTGGCCGTGACGTCCCCGCGGCCCTGACCCGATACCGGGTGATGGCCTGGATCGTCGGGGTCCTGCTCATCGCGCTGATCCTGGTCGCCGTCCCGCTCAAGTACCTCGGCGGCATCGAGGGGCCGGTGACCGTCCTCGGCACCCTGCACGGCTGGCTCTACTTCGTCTTCTTCCTGACCGCCTGCGACCTCGCCCTGCGCGCCTCCTGGACGTTGCGCGGCACGCTTCTCACCCTGGTGGCAGGCACCGTTCCGATCCTGTCCTTCGTGGCCGAGCGCAACGCCACGCGCAAGACCCGCGCCGGCGCTCGCGTCTGA
- a CDS encoding DUF3043 domain-containing protein: protein MKLRLPGRRDRTEAAPDADSTTHLVKAGGKGRPTPKRHEAQGRRPGPPPPPPTTRKEAYKRMREQQAAGRGTARAAARGDQDHLPARDRGPVRKLVRDVVDSRRNAGSFFLFVAALVLLGNFVPNEQVRSYTVALWLVFFLLIIADSIFLGRRIKKTVLERFPNQDHRMKGLVWYGISRATMVRRWRFPKPEVALGAQV from the coding sequence GTGAAGCTCCGCCTGCCCGGGCGCCGCGACCGCACCGAGGCCGCCCCCGACGCCGACTCGACCACCCACCTGGTGAAAGCGGGCGGCAAGGGTCGGCCGACGCCCAAGCGCCACGAGGCCCAAGGGCGCCGTCCCGGCCCTCCCCCGCCGCCGCCGACCACTCGCAAGGAGGCGTACAAGCGGATGCGGGAGCAGCAGGCGGCCGGCCGCGGCACCGCCCGCGCCGCCGCGCGGGGCGACCAGGACCACCTGCCCGCCCGCGACCGCGGCCCGGTCCGCAAGCTGGTCCGGGACGTGGTCGACTCCCGCCGCAACGCCGGCAGCTTCTTCCTGTTCGTCGCCGCGCTGGTGCTGCTGGGCAACTTCGTGCCGAACGAGCAGGTGCGCAGCTACACCGTCGCCCTCTGGCTGGTCTTCTTCCTGCTGATCATCGCCGACTCGATCTTCCTGGGCCGGCGGATCAAGAAGACGGTGCTCGAGCGCTTCCCGAACCAGGACCACAGGATGAAGGGCCTGGTCTGGTACGGCATCAGCCGGGCCACCATGGTCCGTCGCTGGCGCTTCCCGAAGCCCGAGGTGGCGCTGGGCGCCCAGGTCTAG
- the coxB gene encoding cytochrome c oxidase subunit II, whose product MARGSRLARVAALGLLGVLALTGCTPNNEFWRWGWPDGITDEAYEMRTLWIWSVIAALIVGFAVWGLIGWSVVMHRKRGDELPKQTAYNLPLEIVYTIIPFLIIAGLFFFTVVVQNRVQERSADPDVTIAVNAFKWNWQFVYPETTGADGEPINTVGNSEEIPILVVPTDETVRFELASADVIHSFWVPEFLFKLDVIPGNENGRDNVFEVTVREEGAFVGRCAELCGTYHAYMNFEVRAVSAADYDAYLAARESGLSTYDALESIGQPGAATSTAPFDLIDDLQRADG is encoded by the coding sequence GTGGCTCGAGGCAGCAGGCTCGCGCGGGTCGCCGCGCTCGGTCTCCTGGGGGTGCTCGCCCTGACCGGGTGCACCCCGAACAACGAGTTCTGGCGCTGGGGCTGGCCCGACGGGATCACCGACGAGGCCTACGAGATGCGGACCCTCTGGATCTGGTCGGTCATCGCGGCCCTGATCGTCGGTTTCGCGGTGTGGGGGCTCATCGGCTGGTCGGTCGTCATGCACCGCAAGCGCGGTGACGAGCTGCCCAAGCAGACGGCGTACAACCTGCCGCTGGAGATCGTCTACACGATCATCCCGTTCCTCATCATCGCCGGGCTGTTCTTCTTCACTGTGGTGGTGCAGAACCGGGTGCAGGAGCGCAGTGCCGACCCGGACGTGACCATCGCGGTCAACGCCTTCAAGTGGAACTGGCAGTTCGTCTACCCGGAGACCACGGGGGCCGACGGCGAGCCGATCAACACGGTCGGCAACAGCGAGGAGATCCCGATCCTCGTGGTGCCCACCGACGAGACCGTCCGCTTCGAGTTGGCCTCGGCCGACGTCATCCACTCGTTCTGGGTGCCGGAGTTCCTCTTCAAGCTCGACGTCATCCCGGGCAACGAGAACGGCCGGGACAACGTCTTCGAGGTGACCGTCCGCGAGGAGGGTGCCTTCGTGGGCCGCTGCGCCGAGCTCTGCGGCACCTACCACGCCTACATGAACTTCGAGGTGCGGGCGGTCTCGGCGGCCGACTACGACGCCTACCTGGCCGCGCGCGAGTCGGGCTTGAGCACCTACGACGCGCTGGAGAGCATCGGTCAGCCGGGCGCGGCGACGAGCACCGCGCCGTTCGACCTGATCGACGACCTGCAGCGGGCCGACGGCTGA